The region catcacatcgaatctttggatatctaaataaaacattaaatttatataaatatttaaactaattacacagttacatggaaaatcatgagacgaatcttttgagcctaattaggacatgattagccataagtgctacagtaaccaatatgtgctaatgacggattaattagactcaaaagattcgtctcgtgttttataggcggaatctaaaatttattttataattagactatgtttaatactttaaatatgcgttcaaaaacttgatgtgatgtttttgtaaaaacattttGCAAAGTATACAAGCCCACACTAGATGGCTTCATCGGCTGCAGACAACAATATATTGTGAAAAGCATCTGTTGCTCAGCCGGGAGGAAAAAGGATGTGCTGCTCCTGtcgatggttttttttatcaatgtgCAATGTACTCTTTTATCTGaaagatttatatattgatgcTTTGAAATCGGCAATGTGATGGATGTGTTAAACAAAATGTAATTATTTCACtggattatttatttttgcgtTGAGGTCTCAGCAGTATTATATCTCTAACTCCTGCTTTATTGTTTGAGATATGAAACCATCTGGTTTATTTGAGAAGGGTCAGCTCTTGAGACGGCACATTCCAGAGTTGGACCTCAAGTTTTTGATATTCAGATTACACAACATCTAGCAATCAGGTTACACAAGTTTTCCGATTTCTCATTTCATATTTGAAGGAATCAGAGAAATAATCgtgcaaaaaagaaacaagtttAACAGCCTGTTTTAACTCTTTGGAAGAGCTAGGCATGAGCAGATAATGACCGGTAAGACCTGTTCTTCGTATTTGTGCCCACTATCCAGTATCCACTGCTAGTAAAATTACCTTTGAGTAGGCGACAATAGCGGGCACTACTAATAAACTAAGCATAAATCCAAAAACCTAGGCAACTACAACAGCCATAGATGAGAGACACCGTCGGCCAACGGCATTATTTTCTTACGGTAAAACGAGTGTGGCGAGTGTTTTGAGCCCCTACTCGAGCCGAATTTGTGACCTGGAAGTACAGCGACCCGAGGCCAAGCTGAGCTGAGGAAACGCTCATGAAGATCGCATAGGGGTGTAGGCTGAACCAATATGTTCACCGTCGGATTGTTTGCTTGTCCACACATCAATTATTTGGAAAAAAGGCTGCAGAGGAGGCCTGGTGCAGCTTGTCTGCACACTTTTTTTTACCCTATTTTCCTGGTGTCTCCCATTCATAGAATACTTCATGCGTTGTATGCTGATCTAGGACCAtcacatataaataattttctgaaaacaaTGTATAGGTGATACATTTATACTGGGGAGAAAGGTGGCACCATGACTCCATGAGGGATATGTGTTCGTGTTTTTGTAGTAATGAGTAGACAGATaaacagagagagtaaatGGGATTAACATTGAGTAGGTGACAGAAATATATGTGTTCAGGATTTTGGTcagaatataattattagaGATGTCAACAGTAGTTGTATCCTCTGCAAAAGGTCATACACATGTCATATTAGTTAGGGCTACGGATCTAGGATCCATGTGAGAAAAGCATCTGGATAGAGTTTAGATCAAGAAATCTCACGCAGTAGAGCAAAAACAAGTATACCAATAGTTTTATGAGATGGTTGTCTGTATATAGACAATAATTGTGGGAAATAGCTACATGACGGTGTCCCGTACTTACCGTATGGAATGGGACACATTTCAATCAAAATGTATGAAGGAGCATTATGCATGGCCTATCATACTGTCACGCAGGAGCCTTTACTTTTTTTGAtttctttataatttattatcaataGAGTATAGGTTGGTACCATCCGAGTATCAGCTGATATTGTCTAGTATTACTTGGAAACAACTACTACCTTTcctatataaagtttattttttagtttttagatataatgttttgaatttttgtattatttaaaaaaattttacaattaatatttttattgttactatatggaaacatgaatagtactttatgtgtgactatttttttagtttttgttaaattttttaaataagatgaatggtcaaacattggacacagaaatcaaaaaaataaagttatcaTATGACAGAGGCAGTAAGTATCAACTGGTACCCCGCGAGTATCAGTTGCTATCGATGTGATATTATATCTGATACCGGTGAAGTATCATAGTTGGTACCTCATAAAAATCGTCTCGTTCTAAAATAGGATACCgttgttgacgctgaaaataacaatcaacgatcacacacgtaggcctagaaatcaatcttagaccactccagtgcagaatctaattcttaaaaatactgggcgtgccaatcagtttgatcctgtaactgacaagatatagcgCAGAAAATAGTTAACACTGAAACCGCTATCGGtaggatagccgataccgttccAGAATCCTAGGCGATAGACTAAACGATCGACTTTACAAGAATTTCATGATAGTAAGTGTAAATATGCCCAATTGACTGGACCAGAAGTAGGATAAACACTAAATAGACCaactagctaattaatcttaaaagatcggatccaaccgagacagtcttaagattaatcagccaaTCGGACTGCTTCAGCACTTATGGCACTTAGATACGGGGCTGCTAAGTACGGAATTAGATATAAACTAACCTGCTAGACTAATTACCAGCatgaaataataataagtaaCATCATGTGTTCTcataccagatctagaagatcgaacctaatcgagatagtacagatctaagcataaTCACGCATaagatcaattaattattataacatGTGAATAATCAGATAATGGACTAGCGTAATCTATCAACCAATTCATTAAACTCAGCCGATCGACAACCTTCCATGAGCAGATCACACCAAACATAGATAGATCAGACCTGACCGAGACAGTATACAATCTAATGcgatataatcatagaagtATGAAGATCAACGAGcttgataaaaaatcaacagatTACTGAGGATAATGTTGGCTAAAATAACACGAACCTAATCAACCCGATTGATCGGatcgaaccgagacagaatcaggcTAACCAGAACCGTGCTCGCCGATCAAACGGAGAAACTTGCGAGGACTTGGTCGAGAACTAAAACCGCTTcaaactaaaacaaattaaagcgATAATAGAACTCAGTCCATCGATCaactaggcaggagatcggactcaaccaaGACAGTCCTTTTCTAGTTGACCAACGGATTTTGACGAGCAGGAACTTACACtgtgaagctgacaaaccccacgCCGAGAGCTCAAGAAAGTTgaagatttgaggcgatgcgccaaattggattgatctgaagataatttacaaggaccccgggcacttatatttatagccctgGGTATTAACTAATCAgataataatctattactaaCTAACTTATAGGGTTAGGATTCTAATTAGATATAAGAATCCCAACCGAAATCTAAgataaaacctaattaatctacacggacACATAATCAAaaccgaatctatctctaagctttgatcccaatcggactccaactCTTGCCCAATTCAGACTCTATCGGGTGCAATTCTGCTGCTTGCAGATTCCTGCCTCTAGCCGATTCGCGCctcttgtccgattcggtcttaGCCGTGTTTTGATCATAACgactatttgccaaaatctgacGTTAACAACTGTATAATAGCATCTCGCATATCTAATTATATATGCTTCTCGGTAGATATATATTCCCATTCCCAGTGTTTCATCACACTCACATGTTGATCTCTTTGGTGTAGTCATAATTTTTTCCCTATTGATGGTTAATTAATATGGAATGTGGCTTCCCAATTATCGTGGTAAAGcctaagaaaatatttgtagTAGGGTTAATCTTTTGTCATGAGGGAGTGGTCATTTGGTACTGAGAAGACATGTATGACAAGATGCACAGTTGGACTAGTTCTGAAAGCTGTTAAATAGTTGATATCTCATTTAACAAGAAAGGATTGATTACTGTTTGGATATATGTGCTATAGATTAAAGATAAGATCCATGTAATTAGGAGCTCATACCGGCATGTATCAGTGCATATTGTACTACAGCGCCAATTCGTTGCGCCCTAAAATCAACATGTATATGGGATAGATACTCGCAGTGGAACGCAGCAAGAGGGCCGTGGCTGCGGCGGTGGTCAGCAACGACGACGGAACTACAACGACAACAGACCACTCTGTCAGGGTATTGGTATGTCTCAAACACGGGGGTCATGTGCCGTCTGATTGTTGGCACCGTTTCGACGAAGATTATGTTCCTCAAGAAAGACATGTTGTAGCTGCTGCTACTCGTGTATATGGGATAGATACTAACCGGTATCAGCCAGAAAGTTTTACGCCAACAAGAAAAGTAGGCTCCATATTTGTCCTTATATAGACCCACTGGGTAGGAGGAGAAAATTACTTTAGTCATGCTTAAGTCAAGTactaactctattttttttatatgcgccgttgacttttagatctatattaatctatcatcttattaaaaaagtatataattattaattactttaagatttgatttattactaaaagaattttaagcatgacttctAGTTTTgaatatttacacaaaaattttaaataagacaaacggttCGACCgtagatctaaaaattaaaagttaaggatgtcaaataagaaaaaaactgaAGGGGGATATTGGGGCAGAATTGTGTGGGAGCCATGCTTCCTTCAGTGgcttataattaaaaacacGTCAATAGTTATGTCAAGTAATAATGGTTGTTATATTTGCCCCTATGTTGTTATGTCCTAAGGTCCCAAACAGGGTGCAAAACCCTGTCCGTAGAAGAACTCCACTGTTTGTGTGTAAGAAAATCACCTTCTGCATAGAGGTTCTaaaactgtgtttttaataatttcaCAGTGTGTAGTTCACCACTGCAATGAAGTCACACCTGGAACCATTTTACAGCAAATCCTTCATTCGGTTTACCGCTAAATTGAATCCATACATCCTGCCACATTTAGCCCCTGGTTGAAGCCACAATGACACTTGCTAACACTGTTATAAGAATGATTAGGTATTTGGTTTTCAATTTTGAGCATCCTCCCAGAATGACAGCAACAGTGCGTGGTGAACAGTGCACTACTAATCCAAGCACAATTTGGGAATGTGGCCATGGTACAGAAAACTCTAATACAAGCAGAGGCCCTCGAATTATAGCAGGGGACACGGTTGTTTCTCTTGGATGACAGGATTTCTGAATCATTTTTCGAATATCTCAGCTTCCCCTTTCATCGCAATGCTTTTCAttttgcatttattttttatccttgttTTTGACCTTAGAACACAAGgattgttgttttattttactgatagagataaaaaaaatgaaggattatatgatattttgatatatctttaataatataaacgatgaaattaagttttataaaattaaaagtctACTTTACAAATGTGAGATACGATGAACTcctatattaatattttaaaaacacattttaGTATAGTTTGAAAAGAATGCTCGCAGAAAACGATGAATGATCtcactcaaaattaacttagaCCACCATCCAACTTGCCGGACAGCCACCCGAGTTAGTAAGAGCAAGTTTCAATAGTAtggccaactactagctccaaatcatttatatccaatctaatagccaattcctataatagttagctacaaaacatatactattatGTTTCACCTATCATACACATTATCTTGGAGTCTGTGCTATAGTTGGCTATAGATCTGTAGTccactactcttctctcttctctcttaactcattaaaatatgtttacagccgatttatagcatgctattgtatctgctctaAGGGTGAAGTATCGTCTTGTGCGTTATTGTTTTCTTGAAGAGCGGGAAAGATGACCACGTTAGGAGAGAGGACTTAAGACAAAGGGGATTGTGATGATTTGTAGTGTTTTTTACTATGCCAATTGCCAAATCTATTcaacattttaaaaatgtcatactccctccatttgtTTTGATATcatgttgattaattagttcaAAATTTGGAGGGTGTACTAAGCTTTGGAAGCCCGATACTACACGGGTTCTACCAAAGTTATTCCCGAACAATATCATTTATTGTAGGGTTACCAAATAATACAATTCATTAGGGGCTAGtcacaaatataaattatcgATCGGAATATAGATAGGAATATACATGCAACAAGTTAATTATTCAACTTGATAAAAAATGGCTACTGGAGATCAGTGAATCCAAATTTTTGAAAATGGCGTACCCAAATTTCAAAGCTAAGATGCACCGTCACCAACCAAACCCTTGATGTTTCAAACTAGCTTAAGAAAAAGCATAACAAAATGTGCTATCGTTTTTGCCATGAGTCATGTGATGCCCAGGAAAAGGAGGGCTTCTGCAGACTGCAGATAAAATCGACGCATCACAGGATGAACCCATGAATGTTCTGATGAACCCATGAACGATGCACACAAACATGTGAAGACAAATATATGCAATGTTCGCGTGCAGAGGTAGAAAGTCACACCAGAGGTAGCATGGGGTGAGTCTCGGAGACACCGAGGATGCAATGCCAGCCCACTGACTGACCGCTGCACCCACCTGGTTTGGCTATGCTTTCAGCATATCCATGCTCTATCTCCGCAGTCCGATCAGGATGTGTTTTCCATGACACCGACCATTCCGGCCAAGTGGAGTAAACTAAAGAGATGAATCGTGCAAACAACTGAGCAGAGAGTGGATGTGTATTCACGTCAACCAATAAGGCGTATGCTACGGAGAATTAATGTTTGACATCAGTAATCTGGACCTATACACATGAAGTATATGGAGATGGAGCATCTTCAGGATCTgggcggcgccgctgctcaTGGCAAGGGTGGTGTTGCTGCCAAcatagggcctgtttggggctGCCAAcatagggcctgtttgggaaGCTTCttccagctgcagctttttcAGAAAcagcttctgccagaagctgacctaaacggtccacagcttctgagaatctacagttacagattctagaaaatgaagAATCCAGAAtatggagaagctgggtttaggagcttttctagattctcagaagctggctaccaagcagctgtttCTTAAAATCTAAACCTCCCCTAAACAGACCCATAGACTACTAAAGAAAGGATTTTTGTGGCAGAACCGCCCTTAACCTCCTAGGCAGGCCATACGAGGCGCCCCCTGTGATGTGCTGTGTCGGGGGTTTGGCCTCCGTGCGAAATTTTTTATCGTCGGGCCAACTAAGATGACCGCTTGTGAAGATGCATCCTTCACACGCAATTGTTTAAGAGGCCTGCTTGCTTGCGATAACCTTTTTTGGCAGGCAGCCTTTTAAGTAACCACTTGCGATGAATCCAATGTAACTTTAACTGCTTCCAAAAGGGCTGATCCAACTCATTTTCACTTGAAGTTTATCTCACAAAAAAAAGCAACAAATGCGGGGTGTTTTGAAGTAAAATTCTTTGGTTAAAATTGCTATATAAGGTTAGATACATGTATTTCtaatggcaaaatttgctacagggcatcgaaaaaatatgtaattagccAGTGACACCGTAAGATTACGAATTTGCTGTAGTGCaccaaaaaatatggtaattagctggtacACACTCCGcccattattttattgattcCGAagtaaaaatgacgagattgtcCTCGGTagccaacccgttatgtcgACTGGGTCCGATCGAACTAGACCCAGTCGGTCTCGGTGCTGCACCACACCCGGaccctagcctacagggcGACTGACCAGATGGCGATAGCAGCAACCTAGTTGCGGCGAGGGTGACGACGAACCGACCATCGAGGGCaactcgtcatttttaaaatttttaactctgaaattaataaaataatggccagagtgtctaccagctaattaccacatttttatGGTGCCCTACAGCACAATCGTGATCTGTcagtgtccaccggctaattacacattttttcgatgccctgcAACAAATTTTGCCATTTCTAATCTATAACTGCCATATTTTTGAATTGCATTGGTCCAATGCGGAGAACTTAGTGATGTTAACTGGAAACGATATGGGATATTTCAGGAAGGTTAAATTAGTTCTACAAGTACAATATACTTGTTATATACTTGTGACCAGTTATATGATCGAATGGTagacataaatatttgatgtcacGCATCAAATTTGTGAAAAATAGGTACACGGTCCTGGTACGGTGCGTCATGCACTATAGATAGAAGGTATTATACTACCACGGAACATAACATGTTTTATGGGCCATTCGTGACAGGAGCCAATAGTCCATTATGCACCCACTCATACGTGACAGGCCAAAAAACGACATGTTATAGATGACTATATTTGGCAAGGCTCATCACCAATAACATATCATCTATTACATGCCAAGATAAAGGCCCAACACGAATTATCCGTGACAGGCTCTAAGCCATGGCTCGTCAAAGATGACATAAGTCATTCATGCAGGGCTAAAATCGTGATCTGTAACCGATGTGATCAGAGTTCGTCAAGGCTCGTGTAAGTCGGTAACTTCTGCTATATTCTAATTCAATTCGCAGGTATACCGTAATGCACTTCTATTTTCTCTCGTGGTCATCACTAATGCACAAAGCTTCATATTTGAGTCCAAGATTAGGAAAAGaaaaccccccaaaaaaaacatatacataagaTGAATTGGTGCTTGTAAAGTACTGTATATTTTCGACATCAGTAACAAATAGCATACACAAAAATACATACACACTGCAATTTTACACCGACCGAGGAAATACAAATACATTCAAACTCCTGGAAAGATGAACAAATTAAAGCATGAGAAACAATCCAATCGACACCTCCATCATTTATTAACTTAGCAAGTACTCCCATCACTTTTCTTTATTAAAACTTAATCTCCCATCGACGTTTCACCATTCAAATAATTTACGTAATTATTACCTATTTTGTTCTTTCATTTACTATTCCATTGAGAGGGTGAGACACACAGATTGTAGCAATCGATTTTAGGTTTGAATTCCGAATAGACATGTCAGCCATTGGAGATTCAGAGCTACCGAAGAGCTGACGTCTCCCTCGACGGCAGTCTGGTCGCCGAATATCACCGCGATGAtgacgcgcacggcggcgccgatgaCCTTGCGagcctccgacgacgacgacgcgatgCTGTTGAGGGCACCCCCCACATTCATCAGCTCCTCGCTCGCCAGCATGATCCGCCCTCCACATCCCGACTCCATCCCTGCCTGCCATCTCCTCCGGGCGATGCGCTTAACGCAGGCCACGTGCAGGTACacgccctcgccggcgtcgtagTAGTAGCACCACTGCTGGCAATGGCGCCTGCTGCGGCGgccgcccacctcctcctTGTCGCAAAGGCTGCACCGCCGTAGCGCCACGATCTTGAAGGGGAGCCTGTCGAGGGTGACGGCCGGCCAGGTGGCGGCTCCCCCACGCCACATGTGCAGGCCGGCGCAGCACGGGTGGAGGTCGAGGTTGGCGCCGGAGCAGTGGTAGACGAGGCCTCGCACGGGGTCACCGCACGTGTCGCAGCgcctgccgccggcgcgcgcgacggcggggtgcggcggctccggcgggcccggcggcggcacggcgaggagCCAGAACGTTCGGCCGTCGAGGAGGTCGTGCTGCAGCGTGGCCGGCGCCTCGGCGCAGAACTTGTGGACGTCGACGTTGCAAGCGTGGCAGCGGTACCTTGGCCCGTCGCCGGGCTCCTTGCAGGCGTCACACTGGAacggccggccgccggtgaTGTTCACCAGCTGGAGCTTGTGCTGCCGGTGGTGGCTGGGGTCAGCGATCTTCTCCGGCAGCGTAGTACTGCCGTTTACTCCACTCGGGTACTGAAACGTGTACTCCTCGTCTACTGCTGGCAGCTTACCATTGTCTTTCTCACTGTAAATGtatagagcaagtttaatagtatagctaactagtAGGTCCAATCCatttatagccaatctaatagccaatacatacaatagttagctataaaatatcaatacatgatcctacatgtcatatatacaTTTTGCCTTGGaacccgtgtgcagctggctataaattagcaGCTCACCTCTActctctcttctatttttctctttaaaatatgtttatagctggcttataccTGCTATTGTATTACTCTAAATGGTTCATTTAGTGAGCTAGTACATTATACTAACTTtgcttttctatttttatttaacatggtTGACATTGAATTGGcatttgaatatttgttttatcactttaagtatgatttacaATTTCACGTATTTAtagaataatttaaaatataacaaatagtCAATAgtatttaaaagtcaacatcgtaaaagaaaaacaagagcaacttccttttttttttaccaaatgcTGATGTTGACCATTCCTCAACTCCACCTTTCTTTTCTCACTCTTgttatcccaaaataagttaaattttgagtaaTCATTTCATTAAAGAATAgaagaaatatattaaaactGGATGAAATGTGATGGACAATTGACTTGGAATTTGACAGATTAAAAGATAGTATGGTCTTATTGTTTTGTATTGgtattttgtatttgtatgtGTATGATAAGTGAAATATGAGGTTACTTTGGGACGAGTcaagtattaattaatttattttaatatctgTTCAGTAAAAACATCTTAACgatgaattatatttttataattatactagATTTtataacaaagaaaaattagtttttttcatatataacatTGTGCTCCTTCGTGGTATAAATAAGTGtcgttttatatatatatatttcaaccGGCTGGACGTAACTTTGACCATTTGATGATTTTACATACCCCTTAAAATTGTTGCATAATTGtattatcataattttttttcactacaATCTAATTATTTGTTGCTGATTTTCCTgattttcattgttttattaatTGCACCACCAATCAAATTAATGCTCGCGAAAGGgaatatataaacaaataagattttaaaaataaatcactaATTTACCTAAAATAAGATCTTCAACTCAATCTTAATATTTGCTAGATAatcagaaatacttatattttaaaatcatgGTAGTCCATACGTACCTGCCAGAATTTCCAGACGATGTACCTTCACCGGGATCCCTTGCTGGCATGGACCACAGCGACCCGTTCATTAGAATCTCATACAATATAGTCAGTGTCTCGTGCGATTGTGATCCTAGCTCTTTCAAACACGAGAGGTGcagctcgacgacgacgccgtcgccgtctcgcCGGAAGCGGTAGGACCAGAACCTGCCACGGTACCCACCCTCGCCGGACATGCAGATGCCGCACCGGCCGGAGGCCACCCTGAGGAGCTCGACGGTGtagccgtcgacgacgacgtcggcgccgGGGCGAGCCGCCGGCAGCCTTGCGCAGCGCGTGTGGAGGTCCAGGTCcaggccgccgcgcccggcgccggcgcagtgGTAGGcgaggccgtcgccgtgcaGGAGGTCGCCGCACGCGTCGCACGCCCGCCTGCGGctgtcgtcggcggcggaccacggaggcggcggcggcggccgttcgTGCAGACGGAAGACGCGGCCCGGGAACAGAGGGTGCTCcgtggcgcgcggcgcggtggcgcagCACATGTAGAGGGTGAGCTCGCAGTGCTTGCACGTGTAcctgcggcggccggcggcgagctccttGCAGCCGCCGCACTGGTCAGGCCACTGGCCGGCGTCGTCGGTCGTCTCAAGCTTCATCGTGTGAGCCGGCGAGTGGAACTGGTGAGTGATCTCCGGCGCCGGAGCATCATTATTTGCCCTGCAAGCTGGCATCAAAATAAAGATTCGTTATTTCTGCATTCGACTGAACCGATTCGTTGCAAAACATCCGAACTAGGGAACAGCGGATGACACCTATATAAATTTCAGCCCCCAGTCCCATGTTACTTCGTTATTATAGGCAAAATTTGACATATACTCTATCCTCcagtcaaaaatttatatcctACAGAACAAAGATttggttaaacttttataaatataaccgttggaaattttttaaatacttaattaaatataaaataagtttcataCTTACATTTTTCATGCACTGAAAAGTATTATACTTGTTAGATTTTGTAAATTGttctaacataaaatttgttaTCTGGGTTTTAGGAGTGTGACAGATTAAACTTTgtgctaaataaaaaaaattagagcaGAGGGTGTGTAAGGTTTAATTTGTATCTTTATGTCATTTGCCGTAGATTGCTCCAAAAACGTACATTATCAAGGATCACTCTGGTCTACCGCCTACCTATGATAGTTTGTAGAACACacttttagatatattttgaCACTTTTAGCTCAACTTCAAAGATAATTTATTCGAAATATCGCTTTTAACCAATGGTAAGTTGCATGTTTCCCCTAGTTTATATCCGGCCCAAATTACTGAAATCAAAAAGTATTTTGGGGACCGGCAGCCGGTGAAATGGAAaatttcgtaaaaaaaatgggAGATTAAAATAAGCAACTGTGGATATTTAACAAGAAACTAAAcgaaaaattgaaatttgaagAAAACATGCTGCtgaatttacatatattttcaacCATACAAATATTACACTTTTTGGCATTTAGGACGTCAGAGGGAGCAGCATGTATTCGAAGAGCGAAAAAAATTTACCAattctcatgcatgcattaatcGAAGAAACATACACTTATGCATGGAAGTAAATAGGCTATTCATGCTTGATTTGAACCCAAGCACTGAGTTCGCTTCTATTAATATTGTAAGATTTATAGTTATGTTCTCTATTTAACTAATTCCATTAACTTTAAGTATAcgtatcatttatcttattcaaaaaatatataatttttcaattattttaatcatttaaTTTGATACTAAGGGAGCTTTaagaattacaaaaaaaatttgagtaaGGCAAATTAACGATCAAAACttagatccaaaagttaatgtagtcataaaaaaactaaagagagtataaaaaatatatatttattaataaataaatctatacaatATTAATATTAGAAAGTCATACCAGGGATATTAAGATCCACATTCCATAGTTGAGTCGCTTCCCTGGCACGACCTCTGAGTCTCGAGATGTCGGGCATGAGTCGGCTGCGCCTAGTGTCCTCCTGGATGACGAGCTC is a window of Oryza brachyantha chromosome 8, ObraRS2, whole genome shotgun sequence DNA encoding:
- the LOC102708737 gene encoding uncharacterized protein LOC102708737, whose product is MEEVRQLSHDVEIFLDELVIQEDTRRSRLMPDISRLRGRAREATQLWNVDLNIPACRANNDAPAPEITHQFHSPAHTMKLETTDDAGQWPDQCGGCKELAAGRRRYTCKHCELTLYMCCATAPRATEHPLFPGRVFRLHERPPPPPPWSAADDSRRRACDACGDLLHGDGLAYHCAGAGRGGLDLDLHTRCARLPAARPGADVVVDGYTVELLRVASGRCGICMSGEGGYRGRFWSYRFRRDGDGVVVELHLSCLKELGSQSHETLTILYEILMNGSLWSMPARDPGEGTSSGNSGSEKDNGKLPAVDEEYTFQYPSGVNGSTTLPEKIADPSHHRQHKLQLVNITGGRPFQCDACKEPGDGPRYRCHACNVDVHKFCAEAPATLQHDLLDGRTFWLLAVPPPGPPEPPHPAVARAGGRRCDTCGDPVRGLVYHCSGANLDLHPCCAGLHMWRGGAATWPAVTLDRLPFKIVALRRCSLCDKEEVGGRRSRRHCQQWCYYYDAGEGVYLHVACVKRIARRRWQAGMESGCGGRIMLASEELMNVGGALNSIASSSSEARKVIGAAVRVIIAVIFGDQTAVEGDVSSSVALNLQWLTCLFGIQT